One genomic region from Rosa rugosa chromosome 1, drRosRugo1.1, whole genome shotgun sequence encodes:
- the LOC133714959 gene encoding subtilisin-like serine-protease S, giving the protein MASFCSAWRRSSLLFMLLCVLVAQISTCFSSKVYVVYMGSKNGEDPDEILAQNHQILASVHTGSIEEAQASHIHSYRHGFKGFAARLTDQQAFQISKMPGVVSVFPNSKRSLHTTHSWDFMGLLGEQTLEVSGFNIKNQVNVIVGFIDTGIWPESPSFNDDKMPPVPARWKGVCQSGEAFNASTCNRKVIGARYYKSGYEAEEDSADTVAFSSPRDSAGHGSHTASIAAGRYVSNMTYKGLASGGARGGAPMARIAVYKTCWDTGCYDVDLLAAFDDAIRDGVHILSLSLGPDAPQGDYFIDAISVGSFHAARHGILVVASAGNEGNPGSVTNLAPWMITVAASSTDRDFTSDIVLGNGVNVTGESLSVFGMKASASIISASEAFAGYFTPYQSSYCLESSLNKTKARGKVLVCRHAESSTESKLAKSVVVKEAGGVGMVLIDEADMDVAVPFVIPSAIIRRRIGKHLLSYINRTRQPMSRILPAKTTLGLKPAPHVTAFSAKGPNALTPEILKPDITAPGLNILASWSPAVAGKQFNIFSGTSMACPHVTGIAALIKAVHPSWSPAAIRSAIMTTATLLDKKHKPITVDPEGKKGNAFDYGSGFLNPTRALDPGLIFDAQPADYVSFLCSVGYDEKSLHQITLDNSTCAQSFRTASDLNYPSITVPNLEGNISVTRTVTNVGKPKNIYKAAVSSPKGINVTVIPNRLVFTSLGQKLSFTVNFKVVAPSKGYTFGFLSWMSGRSRVTSPLVVQVAHSNSGLMR; this is encoded by the exons ATGGCTTCTTTTTGTTCTGCTTGGAGAAGAAGCAGTCTTCTTTTCATGTTGCTTTGTGTTCTTGTTGCTCAGATTAGCACTTGTTTTTCATCCAAG GTGTATGTGGTTTATATGGGAAGCAAAAATGGTGAAGACCCAGATGAGATTCTGGCGCAAAACCATCAAATACTTGCTTCTGTTCACACAGGAAG CATAGAGGAAGCTCAAGCATCTCACATTCATAGTTACCGACATGGTTTTAAAGGCTTTGCTGCCAGGTTGACTGATCAGCAAGCTTTCCAAATTTCAA AGATGCCTGGAGTTGTTTCGGTTTTTCCCAACTCGAAAAGGAGTTTGCACACCACTCATTCTTGGGATTTCATGGGTCTTTTGGGTGAACAGACCTTGGAGGTTTCCGGCTTTAACATCAAGAATCAAGTAAATGTCATTGTCGGTTTCATTGATACTG GAATTTGGCCTGAATCTCCAAGTTTTAATGATGACAAAATGCCTCCAGTGCCAGCTAGATGGAAGGGGGTTTGTCAATCAGGAGAGGCATTCAATGCTTCAACTTGCAACAG AAAAGTGATTGGGGCTAGATACTATAAGTCCGGTTATGAAGCCGAGGAAGATTCAGCGGACACAGTGGCATTCAGTTCTCCAAGGGACAGTGCCGGTCATGGCAGCCACACAGCCTCTATAGCTGCTGGTCGTTATGTGTCAAACATGACTTATAAGGGATTGGCATCTGGAGGAGCTAGAGGAGGTGCACCAATGGCTAGGATTGCAGTATACAAAACTTGTTGGGACACTGGTTGTTATGACGTAGACTTACTAGCAGCTTTTGATGATGCAATTAGAGATGGGGTTCACattctgtctctgtctctcggGCCTGATGCTCCTCAGGGAGACTATTTTATTGATGCCATTTCTGTGGGGTCATTCCATGCTGCTAGGCATGGAATTTTAGTGGTTGCTTCTGCTGGAAATGAAGGAAACCCGGGTTCTGTAACAAATCTCGCCCCATGGATGATTACTGTTGCTGCAAGTTCAACGGATAGGGATTTCACTTCTGATATCGTTCTTGGAAATGGTGTTAATGTCACG GGTGAAAGCCTCAGTGTCTTTGGAATGAAAGCCTCAGCAAGCATCATTTCCGCCTCTGAAGCCTTTGCAGGGTACTTCACTCCATATCAATCCAG TTATTGTTTAGAAAGTTCCTTGAACAAGACCAAGGCCAGAGGGAAGGTTCTGGTCTGTCGTCATGCTGAGAGTTCAACAGAGTCGAAGCTTGCAAAAAGTGTTGTAGTTAAAGAAGCTGGTGGTGTCGGGATGGTTCTTATCGATGAGGCAGATATGGATGTTGCCGTCCCATTTGTTATCCCTTCAGCAATCATTAGACGGAGGATAGGAAAACATCTTCTATCTTACATTAATCGCACACG CCAACCAATGTCGAGAATTCTCCCTGCAAAGACTACACTGGGATTGAAACCTGCACCTCATGTTACAGCATTTTCTGCAAAAGGTCCCAATGCTTTGACCCCAGAAATTTTGAAG CCTGATATCACAGCTCCTGGACTGAACATTCTTGCATCTTGGTCTCCAGCAGTAGCTGGTAAGCAGTTCAACATTTTTTCTGGTACATCCATGGCTTGCCCGCATGTAACAGGAATTGCCGCCTTGATAAAAGCCGTTCATCCTTCATGGTCCCCAGCAGCTATTAGATCGGCAATCATGACTACTG CTACTCTTCTGGACAAGAAGCACAAGCCAATTACAGTGGACCCTGAAGGCAAAAAGGGTAATGCATTTGATTATGGCTCAGGCTTCCTGAACCCAACAAGAGCACTTGATCCAGGTCTTATCTTTGACGCACAGCCAGCAGATTATGTATCATTCCTTTGTTCAGTTGGATATGATGAGAAGTCATTGCATCAAATCACACTAGACAACAGTACATGTGCTCAGTCATTCAGAACAGCATCTGACCTTAACTATCCATCTATCACTGTACCAAATCTCGAAGGGAACATCTCAGTAACTAGAACAGTGACCAACGTCGGGAAGCCAAAGAATATCTATAAAGCTGCTGTGTCCTCACCCAAAGGAATCAATGTTACTGTTATCCCAAATCGACTAGTCTTCACCAGCCTCGGTCAGAAGCTAAGCTTTACTGTGAATTTCAAGGTGGTTGCTCCATCGAAGGGATATACATTTGGGTTCTTGTCATGGATGAGTGGAAGATCGAGGGTTACCAGTCCTCTCGTTGTCCAAGTTGCGCATTCAAACTCAGGGCTGATGAGATAA
- the LOC133714968 gene encoding uncharacterized protein LOC133714968: MQDSKIPLSDEFSIPKSRKKKVSAQKGPLFQVQGNDVNGAPSLPLKAGGNKPSKRNLKREVSPMVQQPERSNSNSLPDSSSSGSNYRELRLKYLMMEEESFAVGKDLREVEDEVKTLEEEKFALLDELVVLEGLVDPSELHPQGLHSS; the protein is encoded by the coding sequence ATGCAGGATTCAAAGATTCCCCTTTCGGATGAATTTTCGATTCCCAAGTCACGGAAGAAGAAAGTCTCTGCCCAGAAAGGCCCCTTGTTTCAGGTACAAGGGAATGATGTGAATGGGGCTCCTTCTCTTCCTCTAAAAGCTGGTGGGAACAAACCATCCAAAAGGAACTTGAAGAGGGAAGTTTCCCCAATGGTCCAGCAACCAGAGAGGTCAAACTCAAATTCGCTGCCTGATTCATCTTCGTCTGGAAGCAACTACCGTGAGCTAAGGCTTAAGTACTTGATGATGGAGGAAGAGAGCTTTGCAGTGGGGAAAGATCTACGAGAGGTTGAAGATGAGGTTAAGACCCTTGAGGAGGAGAAGTTTGCACTCTTGGATGAGCTTGTTGTGTTAGAAGGCCTCGTTGATCCTTCAGAGTTGCACCCCCAGGGGTTGCATTCATCCTAG